The Christiangramia flava JLT2011 genome has a segment encoding these proteins:
- a CDS encoding rhamnogalacturonan acetylesterase encodes MRNWKNLTAIILVTICCVAFSSQEKPVRLYLIGDSTMADYTGDYDPGKDYMETRYPLTGWGQVFQQFMVSDSLPQLEKLVKTDSIFVDNRARGGRSTRTFFQEGRWRSVYENLKPGDLVLMQFGHNDAAENKPERYVDIEGYKEFLRLYVQQTRDKNAIPVILTPVARNYPWENARLENVHGEYYQAARDVAAEMQVLMIDLNRLSMDYFSEKGRDYVTANYFMNLPAEKYTAYPEGLSDNTHFQPEGAKAVAQLVFNAMKNLEVN; translated from the coding sequence ATGAGAAACTGGAAAAACTTAACCGCAATCATTTTGGTGACCATCTGTTGTGTTGCGTTTTCGTCACAGGAAAAACCTGTGAGGCTTTACCTGATCGGAGATTCTACAATGGCCGATTATACCGGCGATTACGATCCAGGCAAAGATTATATGGAAACGCGTTACCCCTTGACCGGCTGGGGGCAGGTATTCCAGCAATTTATGGTAAGTGATAGCTTGCCCCAGCTGGAGAAACTGGTAAAAACTGACAGTATATTCGTGGATAATCGGGCTCGAGGTGGCCGGAGTACCCGTACTTTCTTCCAGGAAGGCCGGTGGCGATCTGTGTACGAAAATCTGAAACCCGGAGACCTAGTCCTGATGCAGTTCGGTCATAATGACGCCGCTGAAAATAAACCCGAGCGCTATGTGGATATTGAAGGTTATAAAGAATTTTTGAGACTATATGTTCAGCAAACTCGGGATAAAAATGCCATTCCCGTGATCCTCACCCCAGTCGCTCGAAATTATCCCTGGGAAAATGCGCGCCTGGAAAATGTACACGGGGAATATTACCAGGCTGCCAGGGATGTCGCTGCCGAAATGCAGGTGTTGATGATCGATCTAAATCGTTTATCGATGGATTATTTTTCAGAAAAAGGCCGGGATTATGTAACCGCAAATTATTTTATGAATCTGCCCGCAGAAAAGTATACGGCCTACCCGGAAGGCTTGAGTGACAATACACATTTTCAGCCGGAAGGAGCTAAAGCAGTGGCTCAGCTGGTCTTTAATGCCATGAAAAATCTGGAAGTAAATTAA
- a CDS encoding pectinesterase family protein, protein MKLIYLKYSPYKFMVLFLLIIMAGGSYAQKKEIKPYTIQTTYEKLKKDYPFVKPIQPLEEKVFTSEEDVVYKQVNGVSLKADIFIPTIQKNEKFPAVLLAHGGGWLTGTRENLQIMAQHLAKNGFVAITASYRLGTEAAYPAAVLDLKDAVKWMRENAEHYHIAENKIAILGASAGGQLASLVGVTANDDRYQTGKKEVSDEVQAIVNIDGILSFIHPEAQESWMAATWLGGSQQDAYEKWKEASPLEYVDQNTPPTLFINSLQPRFHAGREEMIAILQQNDIYSKVHTVSGSPHAFWLLQPWFEETLKATVNFLNKTLKFAENKPYREIWVAQDGSADFKSIQEAVNSTRDLGPSEVVIHLKNGEYHEKLEIPSWKHQLTLVGEDREKTLISYNDFSGKLDSLTGRKLSTFTSASVTIKGNDIHFKNLSIQNTSCGEGQAVALHVESDRFIAENCTILGCQDTLYTASEGSRQYYFNCYIEGTTDFIFGEATAVFENCEIHSLKNSYVTAAATPKNQDFGYVFLNCQLTASDEVEEVYLGRPWRPYAKTVFLNTELGAHILPEGWNAWEGDEMFPNKEDTAYYAEYHSFGKGAAPEQRVSWSHQLTDDALQEYSLENIFRTGDSWFPKNEIERINNE, encoded by the coding sequence ATGAAACTAATTTATTTAAAATATTCGCCTTATAAATTTATGGTTTTGTTCCTGTTGATCATTATGGCAGGTGGTTCGTATGCGCAGAAAAAAGAAATCAAACCGTATACGATCCAGACCACTTATGAAAAACTGAAAAAAGATTATCCGTTTGTAAAACCCATTCAGCCGCTGGAAGAAAAAGTCTTTACTTCGGAAGAGGATGTGGTTTATAAGCAGGTAAACGGCGTCTCTCTGAAAGCCGATATTTTTATTCCCACAATTCAGAAAAACGAAAAATTTCCGGCAGTGTTGCTCGCACATGGTGGCGGGTGGCTCACCGGCACCCGGGAAAATCTTCAAATAATGGCACAGCACCTGGCTAAAAACGGTTTTGTGGCGATCACGGCCTCCTACCGTCTGGGCACTGAAGCAGCCTATCCGGCAGCTGTCCTGGACCTTAAAGATGCAGTAAAATGGATGCGGGAAAATGCGGAACACTATCATATTGCGGAAAATAAGATCGCGATCCTGGGAGCTTCTGCCGGGGGGCAGTTGGCCTCTCTGGTTGGCGTGACTGCGAATGATGATCGTTATCAAACCGGAAAAAAGGAGGTTTCAGATGAAGTACAGGCCATCGTAAATATTGACGGAATTCTGTCATTTATTCATCCTGAAGCCCAGGAAAGCTGGATGGCTGCCACCTGGCTTGGTGGCTCTCAACAGGACGCTTACGAAAAATGGAAAGAAGCCTCTCCGTTGGAATATGTTGATCAAAATACACCTCCAACACTGTTTATTAATAGTTTACAGCCAAGGTTTCACGCCGGCCGAGAGGAAATGATCGCGATCCTTCAGCAGAATGATATTTATTCGAAAGTACATACCGTCAGTGGGAGTCCGCATGCTTTTTGGCTATTGCAACCCTGGTTCGAGGAAACGCTGAAAGCGACCGTGAATTTCCTTAATAAGACCCTGAAATTTGCTGAAAATAAGCCCTACCGGGAGATTTGGGTGGCGCAGGACGGTTCCGCAGATTTTAAAAGTATACAGGAAGCGGTGAATTCCACTCGCGATCTTGGTCCTTCGGAAGTTGTGATACACCTTAAAAATGGCGAATATCACGAAAAACTGGAAATTCCATCCTGGAAGCATCAGTTAACGCTGGTAGGAGAAGACCGGGAGAAAACACTGATTTCATACAACGATTTTTCCGGAAAGCTGGATTCGCTCACCGGTAGAAAATTGTCCACATTCACATCGGCTAGCGTTACGATAAAAGGAAATGATATTCATTTTAAGAATCTGAGCATTCAAAACACTTCCTGTGGCGAAGGTCAGGCCGTGGCACTTCACGTGGAGAGCGACCGGTTTATTGCTGAAAATTGTACGATTCTTGGCTGCCAGGACACATTGTATACCGCTTCGGAAGGAAGCCGGCAATATTATTTCAATTGTTATATCGAGGGAACTACCGATTTCATTTTCGGCGAAGCCACTGCGGTCTTTGAAAATTGTGAGATTCACAGTTTAAAAAATTCCTACGTAACGGCAGCCGCAACGCCAAAAAATCAGGATTTTGGTTATGTTTTTCTGAATTGCCAATTAACGGCGTCTGATGAAGTAGAGGAGGTGTACCTCGGGCGACCCTGGAGGCCTTACGCCAAAACCGTCTTTCTCAATACCGAACTTGGCGCGCATATCCTTCCGGAAGGTTGGAATGCCTGGGAAGGAGATGAAATGTTTCCGAATAAAGAAGATACCGCCTATTACGCCGAATATCACAGCTTCGGAAAGGGCGCCGCGCCTGAACAAAGAGTCTCATGGTCCCATCAGTTGACCGATGATGCTCTTCAGGAATACAGTTTGGAGAATATTTTCAGGACAGGTGATTCCTGGTTTCCGAAGAATGAAATTGAAAGAATAAATAATGAATGA
- a CDS encoding rhamnogalacturonan acetylesterase codes for MNENMLQLFPKNWTFCLLILCVMNLSAQDHSPTLFLIGDSTMADKKDPDKNPEHGWGQMLPELMTAGIKIDNHAVNGRSSKSFISEGKWEAVKRKLLPGDIVWIQFGHNDEKIKDSTRFTNPFTQYWHNLEKYVRETREKGATPILSSSIVRRNFNEEGVLVDTHGEYPLVTRLVADKMDVTFIDLQWITEKLEIQYGPERSKLLHLHLEPGDDPYEPEGRHDDTHLSELGARLVASLALQELGKQESALEKYILPEVISTEILKN; via the coding sequence ATGAATGAGAATATGCTGCAGTTGTTTCCGAAGAATTGGACGTTTTGCCTTTTGATCTTATGTGTGATGAATTTATCGGCACAGGATCATTCACCCACCTTGTTTCTCATAGGAGATTCGACGATGGCAGATAAAAAAGATCCTGATAAAAACCCTGAGCACGGCTGGGGGCAAATGCTTCCGGAATTGATGACTGCTGGTATTAAGATTGACAATCATGCGGTGAACGGCCGAAGTTCGAAAAGTTTTATCTCAGAAGGGAAATGGGAAGCAGTTAAAAGAAAGCTGCTGCCTGGTGATATCGTATGGATCCAGTTTGGGCATAATGATGAAAAGATCAAGGATTCCACAAGGTTTACCAACCCTTTTACGCAATACTGGCACAACCTGGAGAAATACGTTCGGGAAACCCGTGAAAAAGGAGCTACCCCTATTTTGTCGAGTTCGATTGTGCGTCGAAATTTTAATGAAGAGGGCGTACTCGTAGATACGCATGGGGAATACCCGCTCGTAACCCGCCTGGTGGCTGATAAAATGGATGTGACATTCATAGATCTGCAGTGGATCACTGAAAAACTCGAAATTCAGTACGGCCCGGAAAGGTCCAAACTATTGCATTTGCACCTCGAACCGGGAGACGATCCCTATGAACCTGAAGGCAGGCATGATGATACGCATCTTTCAGAACTCGGGGCAAGGCTTGTGGCGAGCCTGGCACTCCAGGAACTGGGCAAACAGGAATCTGCTCTGGAAAAATATATTCTTCCGGAAGTGATTTCAACAGAAATACTTAAAAATTAA
- the pelA gene encoding pectate lyase gives MKTIIFRLSLLLCVSLFSIQLSAQSYDKILGKVNMKKEAWFGEKEAREIADHILFYQNEDGGWPKNFDMAKEPDLERMAKLKIEGSHLLASTIDNGATHTQMWFLAKVFEATGEKRYKSAFLKGIDYLLEAQYENGGWPQFYPLRDGYYEHITLNDGAMIGVMKLLRSIANAEEPVDFVDKKRMGKARRAVEKGVDVLLKMQVPVNGELTIWCAQHDEETLLPAKARAYELISLSGQESVGVIEFLMDIENPGDKVQRAIRSAVKWYEENKIMGEKVVWIDDPSYSEGKDRIIVKDPNGGPLWGRFNDIETGKPMFVGRDGIIKSHLDEIEQERRVGYNYIDSYAQYLLEVEYPKWEAKY, from the coding sequence ATGAAAACGATAATTTTCAGGCTAAGCCTGTTGCTTTGCGTGAGTTTATTCAGCATTCAGTTAAGCGCGCAATCTTATGATAAGATCCTGGGAAAGGTAAATATGAAAAAGGAGGCCTGGTTTGGCGAAAAGGAAGCCAGAGAGATTGCAGATCATATCCTGTTCTATCAAAATGAAGATGGTGGCTGGCCTAAAAATTTTGATATGGCCAAAGAACCCGACCTGGAAAGAATGGCCAAACTCAAGATCGAAGGCTCCCATTTGCTGGCCAGCACGATCGATAATGGAGCCACTCATACCCAAATGTGGTTTCTGGCTAAAGTCTTTGAAGCTACCGGCGAAAAAAGATATAAAAGTGCATTTTTAAAAGGAATAGATTATTTACTTGAAGCCCAGTATGAGAATGGCGGATGGCCGCAATTTTACCCGCTACGCGATGGTTATTATGAGCATATCACACTGAATGATGGTGCGATGATAGGCGTAATGAAATTGCTTCGATCTATTGCAAATGCTGAAGAACCTGTTGATTTTGTAGACAAGAAGCGAATGGGGAAAGCACGCCGGGCAGTAGAAAAAGGAGTCGACGTATTGCTGAAGATGCAGGTGCCGGTAAACGGCGAATTAACGATCTGGTGCGCCCAGCACGATGAAGAAACCCTACTGCCTGCAAAGGCAAGGGCCTATGAGCTCATTTCGCTGAGCGGCCAGGAAAGCGTTGGTGTGATTGAATTTTTGATGGATATTGAAAATCCCGGAGACAAGGTTCAGCGTGCCATCAGAAGCGCTGTAAAGTGGTATGAAGAGAATAAGATCATGGGAGAAAAAGTGGTTTGGATAGATGATCCTTCATATTCCGAAGGTAAAGACCGGATTATCGTTAAAGATCCGAATGGTGGACCTCTCTGGGGTCGGTTTAATGATATAGAAACCGGAAAGCCGATGTTTGTAGGTCGTGATGGAATTATTAAAAGTCATTTGGACGAGATCGAACAGGAACGTCGAGTTGGCTACAATTACATCGATAGTTATGCTCAGTATTTGCTGGAAGTGGAATATCCCAAGTGGGAAGCAAAGTATTAA
- a CDS encoding glycoside hydrolase family 32 protein → MKKFALVSISLMAFLTFSCKNDQKNSSENDHLQATSDPAEMFRPSFHFTPEEHWMNDPNGMFYLDGTYHLYYQYYPEGNVWGPMHWGHATTKDLINWEHQDIALKPDEKGYIFSGSAVVDLENTSGFGNDSIPPVIAMFTYHDPEGEKAGDIDYQSQAIAYSNDSGYTWTKYQDNPVIPNPGLKDFRDPKMLRDTINDQWLMVLSANDRSFFYASENLKDWKKISEFGLNTGAHNGVWECPDFFPMKVEGSDEIKWVLIQSLNPGGYNGGSGTQYFVGDFDGKQFTPEKNMQNLEEKHPFWIDFGRDNYAGVTWSNLPGNRVLFMGWMSNWLYAQEVPTEKWRSSMTIPRDLILKKEDSVYQIYSEPFREFKNYRKQISVKNSGESNFVVSTDTGDFLQNQFTFELPLKDRKKVNFALTSKSGDTLQFGLDIPSKQFFVDRSKSGMVNFKDNFSGERSTAPRLIDSETLKVNFITDRTSIEIFYDNGRTVMTEIFFPEKPYDSFAILEEGLKPQNLKVYDVRMKLSKKEPQ, encoded by the coding sequence ATGAAGAAGTTTGCATTAGTATCGATAAGTCTGATGGCTTTTCTAACGTTTTCCTGTAAAAATGATCAAAAAAATTCATCGGAAAATGACCATTTACAGGCCACCAGTGATCCCGCTGAAATGTTCCGCCCCTCTTTCCATTTTACCCCGGAAGAGCACTGGATGAACGACCCAAACGGCATGTTCTACCTCGACGGAACTTATCATTTATACTATCAGTATTACCCGGAAGGCAACGTCTGGGGGCCTATGCATTGGGGCCATGCCACAACAAAAGACCTCATCAACTGGGAGCATCAGGATATTGCGCTGAAACCCGATGAAAAAGGATATATCTTCTCCGGAAGTGCGGTTGTGGACCTGGAAAATACTTCTGGTTTTGGCAATGATAGCATTCCGCCGGTAATCGCCATGTTTACATACCACGATCCGGAAGGTGAAAAGGCCGGGGACATCGATTACCAGTCCCAGGCGATCGCTTATAGCAACGACAGCGGTTACACCTGGACAAAATACCAGGACAATCCCGTAATTCCCAATCCCGGACTTAAAGATTTCAGGGATCCTAAAATGCTTCGGGATACGATAAACGACCAATGGCTGATGGTTCTTTCCGCAAACGATCGCAGCTTTTTCTATGCTTCGGAAAATCTTAAAGACTGGAAGAAAATTTCAGAATTTGGTCTGAATACAGGTGCGCATAACGGTGTTTGGGAATGTCCCGATTTCTTTCCAATGAAAGTGGAAGGAAGCGATGAGATCAAATGGGTTCTGATCCAAAGTTTGAATCCTGGCGGTTATAATGGCGGTTCGGGGACCCAGTATTTCGTGGGTGATTTTGACGGAAAACAATTCACCCCGGAAAAAAATATGCAGAATTTAGAGGAAAAACATCCTTTCTGGATCGACTTCGGAAGAGATAATTATGCCGGGGTTACCTGGTCCAATCTTCCGGGCAACCGGGTTTTATTTATGGGCTGGATGTCTAACTGGTTGTACGCACAGGAAGTTCCTACTGAAAAATGGCGCAGCAGCATGACCATTCCGCGGGATCTCATCCTGAAAAAAGAAGACAGCGTTTACCAGATCTATTCCGAACCTTTCAGAGAATTTAAGAATTACCGGAAACAGATCAGCGTTAAGAATTCGGGAGAAAGCAATTTTGTGGTCTCGACAGATACAGGTGATTTTCTTCAAAATCAGTTTACGTTCGAGCTTCCTCTGAAAGATAGGAAAAAAGTCAACTTTGCCCTGACCAGCAAGTCGGGTGATACCCTGCAGTTTGGATTGGACATTCCCAGCAAGCAATTTTTTGTGGATCGCAGCAAGTCTGGAATGGTAAATTTTAAAGACAATTTTTCGGGAGAAAGATCCACAGCCCCGCGACTGATAGATTCTGAAACGCTCAAAGTTAATTTTATTACTGATCGTACTTCGATAGAGATCTTTTACGATAATGGGAGAACGGTGATGACTGAAATTTTCTTTCCCGAAAAACCTTACGACAGTTTTGCAATCCTGGAGGAAGGCCTGAAACCCCAGAACCTGAAAGTGTATGATGTCAGGATGAAACTATCAAAAAAAGAGCCGCAATAA
- a CDS encoding sugar porter family MFS transporter, with translation MNKILLWSICAALAGFLFGFDTVVISGADQQLQELWGTSDFVHGTIVMAMALWGTVVGAIFGGIPTNKLGRKKTLIIIGVLYFISALGSALVDGPYIFAFFRFIGGLGVGASTIAAPAYVSEIAPGKDRGRLVALYQFNIVLGILIAFLSNYLLRDTGEEPWRWMLGVEAIPAFIYILFTFTIPKSPRWLISVGRIREAEKTLKIIDPDFDVNKKIQEIESQIDEPQKKENILARKYRYPLILAILIAFFNQFSGINAFLYYAPRIFQEAGLGEETAFLSSIGIGVVNLIFTLFGVFLIDRLGRKKLMYIGSIGYIISLSLVSAAFFLNWSGFYVPLFLFLFIASHAIGQGAVIWVFIAEIFPNSVRAAGQSFGVSTHWLLAAIIPSLMPSMISAIGAGSVFAVFAFMMVLQLLFVIFMMPETKGKSLEELSEELSLKKV, from the coding sequence ATGAATAAAATTTTACTCTGGTCTATCTGTGCAGCGCTTGCCGGATTTCTTTTTGGCTTTGATACCGTTGTTATTTCGGGAGCCGATCAACAATTGCAGGAGCTTTGGGGAACTTCAGATTTTGTGCATGGCACCATTGTCATGGCCATGGCACTTTGGGGAACGGTTGTGGGAGCCATTTTCGGGGGTATTCCTACCAATAAGCTCGGCAGAAAGAAAACGCTGATCATTATTGGGGTACTCTATTTCATCTCAGCACTGGGATCGGCACTGGTAGACGGCCCGTACATTTTTGCTTTTTTCAGGTTTATTGGCGGTTTGGGCGTTGGCGCTTCTACCATTGCCGCCCCGGCCTATGTTTCAGAAATTGCCCCGGGAAAAGATCGTGGCCGGCTGGTCGCGCTCTATCAGTTCAATATCGTACTTGGAATTCTTATTGCATTTCTTTCCAATTACCTGTTAAGAGATACCGGCGAAGAGCCGTGGAGATGGATGCTGGGTGTGGAAGCAATTCCGGCCTTCATCTATATCCTGTTTACTTTTACGATTCCGAAAAGTCCGCGTTGGCTGATTTCAGTAGGCCGAATCCGGGAGGCCGAAAAAACCTTGAAGATCATCGATCCCGATTTCGACGTAAATAAGAAAATTCAGGAAATCGAAAGTCAGATAGACGAACCCCAGAAAAAAGAAAACATTCTTGCAAGGAAATACCGATATCCATTGATTTTGGCCATCCTGATCGCCTTCTTCAACCAGTTTTCAGGGATCAATGCCTTTTTATACTACGCGCCAAGGATTTTCCAGGAAGCGGGACTGGGAGAGGAAACAGCATTTTTAAGCAGTATCGGGATTGGCGTGGTCAACCTGATATTTACTCTTTTTGGCGTATTCCTGATTGACCGCCTGGGAAGGAAAAAACTGATGTATATTGGCTCTATAGGTTATATCATTTCCCTATCCCTGGTTTCAGCCGCCTTTTTCCTGAACTGGTCCGGATTCTATGTACCATTATTCCTATTCCTATTTATCGCCTCTCACGCCATTGGCCAGGGCGCGGTGATCTGGGTATTTATTGCTGAAATTTTTCCGAACAGCGTTCGGGCTGCCGGCCAGTCATTCGGGGTTTCCACACACTGGCTGCTGGCCGCGATCATTCCTTCGCTCATGCCGTCCATGATCAGCGCAATAGGTGCCGGGAGTGTTTTTGCCGTCTTTGCGTTCATGATGGTACTACAGCTGCTGTTTGTGATATTTATGATGCCGGAAACCAAAGGAAAATCGCTCGAGGAGCTTTCCGAAGAATTATCCCTAAAAAAAGTTTAG